Proteins encoded by one window of Lycium barbarum isolate Lr01 chromosome 11, ASM1917538v2, whole genome shotgun sequence:
- the LOC132620409 gene encoding uncharacterized protein LOC132620409, which produces MASGSSGRPINTGSKGFDFATDDILCPYEDYANQDPSNGSTHSDPVMASNSAKEFHKSRMTRSSMFPAPAYNPPEESSFNQDMICTVEKTMKKYADNLMRFLEGISSRLSQLELYCYNLDKSIGEMRSDLVRDHGEADSKLKALEKHVLEVHRSVQILRDKQELAETQKELAKLQLAQKGSASSSNSQQNEERSAQHLSDDKKCDDSSEVHGQQLALALPHQVAPQASLTNRPVEQPQQPPVPPPQSIPSQSMPQSQGYYLPPPQMANQQAPPQPAPTQLSQGQYMSSDSQYRNPQMQVPPQPAPHQVNQTPQLQSIPQYQQQWAQQVPPQQVQQSQIPTMQQQARPTPPAVYPSYLPSQPNPTPETAPNSMPMQGPFSGLSQPVASRPESMPYGYDRSGRPLQQPPATPHLKPSYGAPGDGYAASGAHPTLSPGNAYVMYDGEGTRGHPPPQPNFQQSGYPPSSFPPQNPQPTPSANLMARPTQLVRNHPYNELIEKLVSMGYRGDHVVNVIQRLEESGQPVDFNAILDRMNGHSSGSSQRGW; this is translated from the exons ATGGCATCTGGATCATCGGGTCGACCAATCAATACCGGGTCAAAGGGTTTTGATTTTGCAACAGATGATATACTTTGTCCGTATGAAGATTATGCTAATCAAGATCCCTCTAATGGAAGTACTCACTCTGATCCTGTGATGGCTTCCAATTCTGCTAAG GAGTTCCACAAAAGCAGAATGACGAGGTCATCAATGTTTCCTGCTCCAGCATATAATCCTCCAGAAGAATCTTCCTTCAACCAAGACATGATATGTACTGTTGAGAAGACCATGAAGAAATATGCCGACAATCTCATGCGTTTCCTAGAGGGGATCAGTTCACGCTTGTCGCAATTGGAATTATACTGTTACAATCTTGATAAGTCTATTGGAGAAATGCGCTCTGATTTAGTTCGGGATCACGGTGAGGCAGATTCAAAACTGAAGGCTCTTGAGAAGCATGTGCTAGAG GTTCACAGATCTGTACAGATTCTGAGAGATAAACAAGAACTTGCCGAAACTCAAAAGGAACTGGCCAAGCTTCAGCTTGCACAGAAAGGATCAGCTTCATCCAGCAATTCTCAGCAGAATGAGGAGAGAAGTGCTCAACACCTGTCTGATGACAAAAAATGTGATGACTCATCTGAAGTGCATGGACAGCAGCTGGCTCTTGCACTACCCCATCAAGTGGCACCCCAGGCTTCTCTTACTAACCGACCTGTGGAGCAACCACAACAGCCACCTGTCCCCCCTCCACAATCAATTCCATCCCAAAGTATGCCACAGTCACAAGGCTATTATTTACCCCCTCCTCAGATGGCAAATCAACAAGCTCCACCACAGCCAGCGCCAACTCAGTTGTCTCAAGGTCAATATATGTCATCCGACTCCCAGTATCGAAATCCTCAAATGCAAGTACCACCACAGCCAGCGCCACATCAGGTGAATCAGACACCACAACTCCAGTCAATTCCCCAATATCAGCAGCAGTGGGCCCAACAGGTACCACCCCAACAGGTTCAACAGTCACAGATACCAACTATGCAACAGCAAGCTAGACCTACACCACCTGCTGTTTATCCCTCTTATCTGCCCAGTCAACCAAATCCTACTCCTGAGACAGCGCCCAATAGTATGCCAATGCAAGGGCCATTTTCTGGATTATCTCAACCAGTCGCTAGCCGTCCCGAATCAATGCCTTATGGATATGATAGGTCTGGTAGGCCCCTTCAGCAACCGCCTGCAACACCGCATCTTAAGCCTTCATATGGTGCACCAGGCGATGGGTATGCAGCTAGTGGAGCTCATCCAACACTTTCCCCAGGGAATGCATATGTGATGTATGATGGCGAAGGCACAAGGGGACATCCGCCGCCCCAACCGAACTTTCAACAAAGTGGTTATCCTCCATCCAGCTTCCCTCCCCAAAATCCGCAGCCTACCCCCAGTGCAAATCTGATGGCTCGTCCAACTCAGTTGGTGCGCAACCATCCATACAATGAGTTGATTGAGAAACTAGTGAGCATGGGCTACCGAGGTGATCATGTTGTTAATGTGATCCAAAGGCTCGAGGAAAGTGGTCAGCCTGTTGATTTCAATGCTATTCTGGACAGGATGAACGGACATTCATCTGGTAGTTCTCAGAGAGGATggtga